ACACAATGGTTTGGTCAAAATGATAAGTTTGAATGGCTCAATAATTTATCGATGTTATTGAATCCAGGTCAGCCTTTATATTTGCTCGTTTATGCTATTGCAATTATTTTCTTTAGCTTCTTCTATACAGGGATGCAATATAATCCACGTGATACAGCAGATAATCTAAAGAAATCTGGTGCATTTATTCCAGGGATTAGACCAGGTGAGCAAACATCTCGTTATATTGATAAAGTAATGACTCGCTTAACCTTAATTGGTGGTCTTTATGTAACGTTTGTATGTTTAGTTCCTTATGTCATGACATCGGCATGGGATGTTAAATTCTACTTCGGTGGAACATCACTATTGATCGTTGTTGTTGTAATTATGGATTTTATCGTTCAGGTACAGAGTCATTTAATGTCATCTCAATATGAATCTGCGTTGAAAAAAGCAAACCTTAAAGGTTTAGGATAATAATTGTCCAATTAATATAAAAGGATAAGCAATGAAAGTTCGTGCTTCCGTAAAAAAAATGTGTCGTAACTGTAAAATTGTTAAACGTGAAGGTGTTGTACACGTACTGTGTAATGACCCTAAACATAAACAACGCCAAGGTTAATTAATAATTTTTCCTTGCAAAGAACTAGTTGGGCAGTTATACTGCTCGACTCATTTATGTCATTGACATTTTGTTTGAGTATCCTGAAAACGGGCTTTTCAAGATCAGAATGTCAATTTAATTTTAAAAAAATAGGAGTGCATAGTGGCCCGTATTGCAGGCATTAACATTCCTGATCAAAAGCATACTGTAATTGCTTTAACTGCAATTTATGGTATTGGTAAAACTCGTTCAAAAGCAATTTGTGCTGCTGCGGGTATTGCTGAAGATGTTAAGATCAGAGAATTGTCTGAAGAGCAGATTGACAAACTGCGTGACGAAGTTGGTAAATTTACTGTTGAAGGTGACTTACGTCGTGAAGTAACATTAAATATCAAACGTCTATTAGATTTAGGTTGTTACCGAGGTTTACGTCATCGTCGTGGTTTACCAGTACGTGGTCAACGTACTAAAACTAATGCGCGTACCCGTAAGGGTCCTCGTAAGCCGATCAAGAAATAGTCGGGGTAGATAATGGCTAAAACACCACTTCGTACACGTAAACGTGTAAAAAAACAAGT
Above is a genomic segment from Aggregatibacter sp. HMT-949 containing:
- the rpsM gene encoding 30S ribosomal protein S13 gives rise to the protein MARIAGINIPDQKHTVIALTAIYGIGKTRSKAICAAAGIAEDVKIRELSEEQIDKLRDEVGKFTVEGDLRREVTLNIKRLLDLGCYRGLRHRRGLPVRGQRTKTNARTRKGPRKPIKK
- the rpmJ gene encoding 50S ribosomal protein L36; its protein translation is MKVRASVKKMCRNCKIVKREGVVHVLCNDPKHKQRQG